In Myxococcales bacterium, the following are encoded in one genomic region:
- a CDS encoding BlaI/MecI/CopY family transcriptional regulator: MRSFDDAARVLGDLEQRVMDILWDLSPLAVRDVKARLGARPAYTTVMTTLDRLFKKGLLARDKDGLAFVYRPAIDRAEYQRRVVEAAVGPLLEHGAGPVLAAFVDVAAG; the protein is encoded by the coding sequence ATGCGCTCGTTCGATGACGCCGCGCGGGTCCTCGGGGACCTCGAGCAACGGGTCATGGACATCCTGTGGGACCTGAGCCCGCTGGCGGTGCGCGACGTCAAGGCGCGGCTGGGCGCGCGCCCCGCCTACACCACGGTCATGACCACGCTCGACCGCCTGTTCAAGAAGGGGCTCCTCGCGCGCGACAAGGACGGCCTGGCGTTCGTGTACCGGCCGGCGATCGATCGCGCGGAGTACCAGCGCCGGGTGGTCGAGGCGGCGGTGGGCCCGCTGCTCGAGCACGGCGCCGGGCCCGTGCTGGCGGCGTTCGTCGACGTCGCGGCCGGCTGA
- a CDS encoding TolC family protein, whose protein sequence is MRHVLLLSIVFLVASTSPRLARAQGDAVALDEAGFIAALERAAPERARVMAAIARGDAEVVAAGVRPNPDLQLEREQLLSEARAATSYARVAMPIDLAGRRTRRVAVARAEVDAVRAEVDAVRAERVIDGLRRFTEASYAARVVALLQADRGLLVRAVDIVRKRGDAGAGAGYDVQRIELELAAYDDQLATAEGAVAVAQAQLGALIGVAAVAPTSDLALPVEPPPIAALMAGAVEGRGDYRAAAARAAGAAAMSQLAGRGWIPDLDVVVGAMATDGAPGAAVGVTLGVSVSLPVFDRGQGAAAQARAAHQVATAEQQWLVATVPAQISIARDALVRLRAQAERLGSAQLARLDPLLRAAETGYREGASGIIDLLDAYRVARGARLRELELRRDARLAELDLWHALGRRP, encoded by the coding sequence GTGCGTCACGTCTTACTATTGTCGATAGTTTTCTTGGTGGCCTCGACCAGCCCGCGGCTGGCCCGGGCCCAGGGCGACGCGGTCGCGCTCGACGAGGCCGGGTTCATCGCGGCGCTCGAGCGGGCGGCGCCCGAGCGGGCGCGGGTGATGGCCGCGATCGCGCGCGGCGACGCCGAGGTCGTCGCGGCCGGGGTGCGCCCCAACCCGGATCTCCAGCTCGAGCGCGAGCAGCTGCTGTCGGAGGCGCGCGCGGCGACCAGCTACGCGCGGGTGGCGATGCCGATCGACCTGGCCGGGCGCCGCACCCGGCGGGTGGCGGTAGCGCGCGCCGAGGTCGACGCGGTGCGCGCCGAGGTCGACGCGGTGCGCGCCGAGCGGGTGATCGACGGCCTGCGCCGGTTCACCGAGGCGTCCTACGCCGCCCGAGTGGTCGCGCTGCTGCAGGCCGACCGGGGCCTGCTCGTGCGCGCGGTCGACATCGTCCGCAAGCGCGGCGACGCCGGCGCCGGCGCCGGCTACGACGTCCAGCGGATCGAGCTCGAGCTCGCGGCCTACGACGACCAGCTCGCGACGGCTGAGGGCGCGGTGGCCGTGGCGCAAGCGCAGCTCGGCGCGCTGATCGGCGTGGCCGCGGTCGCCCCCACCTCCGACCTGGCGCTGCCGGTCGAGCCGCCGCCGATCGCGGCGCTGATGGCCGGGGCCGTCGAGGGTCGCGGCGACTACCGCGCCGCCGCGGCCCGCGCCGCCGGCGCCGCCGCGATGAGCCAGCTCGCCGGCCGCGGCTGGATCCCCGACCTCGACGTGGTCGTCGGCGCGATGGCCACCGACGGCGCGCCCGGCGCGGCGGTCGGCGTCACCCTGGGCGTCTCGGTGTCGCTGCCGGTGTTCGATCGGGGCCAGGGCGCGGCCGCCCAGGCCCGGGCCGCCCACCAGGTGGCGACCGCCGAGCAACAGTGGCTGGTCGCGACGGTGCCGGCGCAGATCTCGATCGCGCGCGACGCGCTGGTGCGGCTCCGCGCCCAGGCCGAGCGGCTCGGCAGCGCGCAGCTCGCGCGCCTCGACCCGCTGCTGCGGGCCGCCGAGACCGGCTATCGCGAAGGCGCGTCAGGCATCATCGACCTGCTGGACGCGTATCGCGTGGCCCGCGGCGCCCGGCTGCGCGAGCTCGAGCTGCGCCGCGACGCGCGCCTGGCCGAGCTCGACCTGTGGCACGCGCTGGGGCGCCGCCCGTGA
- a CDS encoding M48 family metalloprotease — translation MVPPIAGALVVAMLILHSATTVDHCEAHDHHAHLCVAHGGAWLARPWAVAVAAAALVVTLGRAALLLATLTAARARVRALAAVARTIDDVRVVDSPRRFCFVAGARRPMIYASTAALRALTDDERAAMLAHERAHVGARDVLWRRVLAAATLVAAPLAPGFVVGRWDDATERLRDRDAARVTDPTAVAQALIAMCRGDVVAVAGVSYAPTAAALARRVEAVLAAPPAGDDTARRLAIVAVALGATVALGLATFADPIHHALETLLG, via the coding sequence ATGGTCCCGCCGATCGCCGGCGCGCTGGTCGTCGCGATGCTGATCCTGCACTCGGCGACGACCGTCGATCACTGCGAGGCCCACGATCACCACGCGCACCTGTGCGTCGCCCACGGCGGGGCCTGGCTGGCGCGGCCGTGGGCGGTGGCGGTGGCCGCCGCCGCCCTGGTGGTCACGCTGGGGCGGGCGGCGCTGCTGCTCGCGACGCTGACGGCCGCCCGCGCGCGGGTGCGCGCGCTGGCGGCGGTCGCCCGCACGATCGACGACGTCCGCGTCGTCGACTCGCCGCGCCGGTTCTGCTTCGTCGCCGGTGCCCGGCGGCCGATGATCTACGCCTCGACCGCGGCGCTGCGCGCGCTCACCGATGACGAGCGCGCCGCCATGCTGGCGCACGAGCGTGCGCACGTCGGCGCGCGCGACGTGCTGTGGCGGCGGGTGCTCGCCGCGGCGACCCTGGTGGCGGCGCCGTTGGCGCCGGGCTTCGTGGTCGGGCGCTGGGACGACGCGACCGAGCGGCTGCGCGATCGCGACGCGGCCCGGGTGACCGATCCGACCGCGGTCGCGCAGGCGCTGATCGCGATGTGTCGCGGCGACGTCGTGGCCGTGGCCGGCGTCAGCTACGCGCCTACCGCGGCGGCGCTGGCCCGCCGCGTGGAGGCGGTGCTGGCCGCGCCGCCGGCCGGGGATGACACGGCGCGCCGGTTGGCGATCGTCGCCGTCGCGCTCGGCGCGACCGTGGCGTTGGGCTTGGCGACGTTCGCCGATCCGATCCATCACGCCCTCGAGACGCTGCTCGGCTGA
- a CDS encoding efflux RND transporter permease subunit gives MMDRIIRWSITNRLFVVIAAVAISAYGAVTALRMPVDVFPDLTAPTVTVVTEAHGLAPQEVETLVTFPIESSVNGATGVRRVRSASGIGISIVWVEFAWGTDKYIARQIVNEKLQLVAAQLPPDMPAPTLAPISSIMGEILFIALRSDRHSPMEVRDVADWTLRRRLLAIPGVAQVVPIGGEVRQYQVQVAPERLRAFDVGLPDVLEALRQSNANSTGGFLVRGGQEALIRGVGRLASEADIAGAVVDVRDGVPIVVGQVADVALGPAIRRGAGSSDARPAVVIGIQKQPGANTLELTARLDRELDAIQRALPAGMIIERDKARQADFIGTAVRNVSVALRDGAILVAVILFLFLFQLRPTLISLASLPLSLLVAVIAMDALGISVNTMSLGGLTIAIGALVDDAIIDVENVVRRLRENAARAAAHRRAPDDVIFEASREVRGSIVFATLIVMLVFLPLFFLGGVEGRLLRPLGAAYLVAIFASLVVALTLTPALCAYVLPRRAAAAAHGDAWLVRTLKRGYRPLLVRAIRRPAVVVIGALAMLAVAVAVVPFLGRTFLPEFNEGALTISAVTLPGTSLEQSDQLGRRVEEVLLSFPEVVSTARRTGRAELDEHAQDVNASEIDVRLRATDRPKEVFLAELRQRLTTIPGMVTTIGGPIAHRIDHMLSGTRSSIAIKVFGDDLAQLRVSAEAVKAVMARVPGVVDLAVEQQVDVPQVAIVFDREAIARYHLRSGELAELVETAYAGTVVTRVLEGQRTYDVVVRYRDDQRADLDAIRATPIDTPAGVRVPLKMLATIRDDVGPNLIMRENVQRRIVVSANVSGRDLRGVIDEIRAGIERGVVLPAGYYVVYGGQFESEQAASRTIAVLGAAVVAGILVLLLMSFGSLRNALLIMVNLPLALIGGVVAVYLGSGVISIASLVGFVTLFGIATRNGIMMVSHYEHLRRSEGASAAEAVERGSMERLSPVLMTALCAGLALVPLVLAGGEPGNELQAPMGVVILGGLLSSTALNMLVVPALYGWLARRG, from the coding sequence CTGATGGATCGCATCATCCGCTGGTCGATCACGAATCGCCTGTTCGTCGTGATCGCCGCCGTGGCGATCAGCGCCTACGGCGCGGTCACGGCGCTGCGCATGCCGGTCGACGTGTTCCCCGACCTCACCGCGCCGACCGTGACGGTCGTGACCGAGGCCCACGGGCTGGCGCCGCAGGAGGTCGAGACGCTGGTCACGTTCCCGATCGAGTCGTCGGTCAACGGCGCCACCGGCGTGCGCCGCGTGCGCTCGGCGTCGGGCATCGGCATCTCGATCGTCTGGGTCGAGTTCGCGTGGGGCACCGACAAGTACATCGCGCGGCAGATCGTCAACGAGAAGCTGCAGCTGGTCGCCGCCCAGCTCCCGCCCGACATGCCAGCGCCCACGCTGGCGCCGATCTCGTCGATCATGGGCGAGATCCTGTTCATCGCGCTGCGCAGCGATCGGCACTCCCCGATGGAGGTGCGCGACGTCGCCGACTGGACCCTGCGCCGGCGGCTGCTGGCCATCCCCGGCGTGGCCCAGGTGGTGCCGATCGGCGGCGAGGTCCGCCAGTACCAGGTGCAGGTCGCGCCCGAGCGCCTCCGCGCGTTCGACGTCGGCCTCCCCGACGTGCTCGAGGCGCTGCGCCAGTCGAACGCCAACTCGACCGGCGGCTTCCTGGTCCGCGGCGGCCAGGAGGCGCTGATCCGCGGCGTCGGGCGGCTCGCCAGCGAGGCCGACATCGCCGGCGCCGTGGTCGACGTCCGTGACGGCGTGCCGATCGTCGTGGGCCAGGTCGCCGACGTCGCGCTGGGGCCGGCGATCCGCCGCGGCGCCGGCTCGTCGGACGCCCGGCCGGCGGTCGTCATCGGCATCCAGAAGCAGCCCGGCGCCAACACGCTCGAGCTGACCGCGCGGCTCGATCGCGAGCTGGACGCGATCCAGCGCGCGCTGCCGGCGGGGATGATCATCGAGCGCGACAAGGCGCGGCAGGCCGACTTCATCGGCACCGCGGTCCGCAACGTGTCGGTGGCGCTGCGCGACGGCGCCATCCTGGTGGCGGTGATCCTGTTCCTGTTCCTGTTCCAGCTGCGGCCGACGCTGATCTCGCTGGCGTCGCTGCCGTTGTCGCTCCTGGTCGCGGTGATCGCGATGGACGCGCTCGGGATCTCGGTCAACACCATGTCGCTCGGTGGCCTGACGATCGCGATCGGGGCGCTGGTCGACGACGCGATCATCGACGTCGAGAACGTCGTGCGGCGCCTGCGCGAGAACGCGGCCCGCGCCGCCGCGCACCGGCGCGCCCCCGACGACGTGATCTTCGAGGCGTCGCGCGAGGTCCGCGGCTCGATCGTCTTCGCCACGCTGATCGTCATGCTGGTGTTCCTGCCGCTGTTCTTCCTGGGCGGCGTCGAGGGCCGGCTGCTGCGGCCCCTCGGGGCCGCCTACCTGGTGGCGATCTTCGCGTCGCTGGTGGTGGCGCTGACGCTGACGCCGGCGCTGTGCGCGTACGTCCTGCCGCGCCGGGCCGCCGCCGCCGCCCACGGCGACGCGTGGCTGGTGCGCACCCTCAAGCGCGGCTACCGCCCGCTGCTGGTGCGGGCGATCCGCCGCCCGGCGGTGGTCGTGATCGGCGCGCTGGCCATGCTGGCGGTCGCGGTCGCGGTGGTGCCCTTCCTGGGCCGCACCTTCCTGCCCGAGTTCAACGAGGGCGCGCTGACGATCAGCGCCGTGACCCTGCCGGGCACGTCGCTCGAGCAGTCGGATCAGCTCGGCCGCCGGGTCGAAGAGGTGCTGCTGTCGTTCCCCGAGGTCGTGTCGACCGCGCGGCGCACCGGCCGGGCCGAGCTCGACGAGCACGCCCAGGACGTCAACGCGTCCGAGATCGACGTCCGGCTGCGCGCGACCGACCGCCCGAAGGAGGTGTTCCTGGCCGAGCTGCGCCAGCGCCTGACCACCATCCCCGGCATGGTCACGACGATCGGCGGCCCGATCGCCCATCGCATCGATCACATGCTGTCCGGCACCCGCTCGAGCATCGCGATCAAGGTGTTCGGTGACGACCTGGCGCAGCTGCGGGTCAGCGCCGAGGCGGTCAAGGCGGTGATGGCCCGGGTGCCCGGGGTGGTCGATCTCGCGGTCGAGCAACAGGTCGACGTGCCGCAGGTCGCGATCGTGTTCGACCGCGAGGCCATCGCCCGCTACCACCTGCGCAGCGGCGAGCTGGCCGAGCTGGTCGAGACCGCGTACGCCGGCACCGTCGTGACCCGCGTCCTCGAGGGCCAGCGCACCTACGACGTCGTCGTGCGCTACCGCGACGATCAGCGCGCCGATCTCGACGCGATCCGCGCCACGCCGATCGACACCCCGGCCGGGGTGCGGGTGCCGCTGAAGATGCTGGCGACCATCCGCGACGACGTCGGGCCCAACCTGATCATGCGCGAGAACGTCCAGCGCCGCATCGTCGTGTCCGCCAACGTCAGCGGGCGCGACCTGCGCGGGGTGATCGACGAGATCCGCGCGGGCATCGAGCGCGGCGTGGTGTTGCCGGCCGGCTACTACGTGGTCTACGGCGGGCAGTTCGAGAGCGAGCAGGCGGCGTCGCGGACGATCGCCGTGCTCGGCGCGGCGGTGGTCGCGGGGATCCTGGTGTTGCTGCTGATGTCGTTCGGCTCGCTCCGCAACGCCCTGTTGATCATGGTCAACCTCCCGCTGGCGCTGATCGGCGGCGTCGTCGCCGTCTACCTCGGGAGCGGCGTCATCAGCATCGCGTCGCTGGTCGGCTTCGTGACCCTGTTCGGCATCGCCACGCGCAACGGCATCATGATGGTCAGCCATTACGAGCACCTGCGCCGCAGCGAGGGCGCGAGCGCGGCCGAGGCGGTGGAGCGCGGCTCGATGGAGCGGCTCTCGCCGGTGCTGATGACCGCGTTGTGCGCCGGCCTGGCGCTGGTGCCGCTGGTGCTGGCCGGGGGCGAGCCCGGCAACGAGCTGCAGGCGCCGATGGGCGTGGTCATCCTCGGCGGCCTGCTGTCGTCGACCGCGCTCAACATGCTCGTGGTCCCGGCGCTCTACGGCTGGCTGGCCCGCCGCGGGTGA
- a CDS encoding PEGA domain-containing protein, protein MDEFVNALVGVYRTLVGPGMSSYMEAFSPATGMMPATLVAGPGMAGPPGAASAATMMAGGVPGVSSPTPPPYGAQGYGQPSGPMPGYPPAGNGYPPPGSGPTPGYPPPGSGPYAGPNPAASAPYFNADSSQFAMSEAAGPKKSKVGLIAALLILVIVGGGIAAVVVLSGKKKSEAGTTDPVATIDAGGGVAMAEPDAGAGGAIDPPATIDAGAGAALEDVDAATAVPTSDVDAATAVPTSDVDAGIDDPPSLDVVVLITSNAKGAIIYVDGKELGKAPKNLKVTPGTTHEVRVKAKGYKDKTVTVDGLTEEVKVKLDANGGTRPPKIDCTDPANALSPDCMG, encoded by the coding sequence ATGGACGAGTTCGTCAACGCGCTCGTCGGCGTCTACCGCACGCTCGTCGGCCCCGGCATGAGCTCGTACATGGAGGCGTTCAGCCCGGCGACCGGCATGATGCCGGCGACGTTGGTCGCGGGCCCCGGGATGGCGGGACCGCCGGGCGCGGCCAGCGCAGCGACGATGATGGCGGGTGGCGTGCCGGGCGTGTCGTCGCCGACGCCGCCCCCGTACGGCGCCCAGGGCTACGGCCAACCCAGCGGCCCGATGCCGGGCTACCCGCCGGCGGGCAACGGCTATCCACCGCCGGGCAGCGGCCCGACGCCGGGCTATCCGCCGCCGGGCAGCGGGCCGTACGCGGGCCCCAACCCCGCGGCCAGCGCGCCGTACTTCAACGCCGACTCGTCGCAGTTCGCGATGAGCGAGGCCGCCGGGCCCAAGAAGAGCAAGGTCGGCCTGATCGCCGCGCTGTTGATCCTGGTGATCGTCGGCGGTGGCATCGCCGCGGTGGTGGTGCTGTCGGGCAAGAAGAAGTCCGAGGCCGGCACGACCGATCCGGTCGCGACGATCGACGCGGGCGGCGGCGTCGCGATGGCCGAGCCCGACGCCGGCGCGGGCGGCGCGATCGATCCGCCCGCCACCATCGACGCCGGCGCCGGGGCTGCGCTCGAGGACGTCGACGCCGCCACCGCCGTGCCCACCAGCGACGTCGACGCCGCCACCGCCGTGCCCACCAGCGACGTCGACGCCGGGATCGACGATCCGCCGTCGCTCGACGTGGTCGTGCTCATCACGTCCAACGCCAAGGGCGCGATCATCTACGTCGACGGCAAGGAGCTCGGCAAGGCCCCCAAGAACCTGAAGGTCACGCCGGGCACCACCCACGAGGTGCGCGTCAAGGCCAAGGGCTACAAGGACAAGACCGTCACCGTCGACGGGCTCACCGAGGAGGTCAAGGTGAAGCTCGACGCGAACGGCGGCACGCGCCCGCCCAAGATCGATTGCACCGACCCCGCCAACGCGCTGTCCCCCGACTGCATGGGGTAA
- a CDS encoding serine/threonine protein kinase has product MSSGGNTRMGPGGSSGDLPQAGSSSSLPAAGAPAEGAEASLVGEVLDGRYKIIKKLGEGGMGEVYAAEHIHIEKKVAIKLLRPEIVSNAEAVTRFRQEARSASSIGHRNIIGIDDFGQLKDGRIYLCMELLDGAPLNDMIKEPMPTDRLLNILIQTGHGLAAAHAKNIIHRDMKPENIFVTFGPNGEDVPKLLDFGIAKVAGQDGQNNLTRTGTIFGTPFYMAPEQAMGQGVDARVDIYAMGVICYEVFSGSLPFQGESFMGILTQHITTEPEPVAQRAAKTGRTLPAGLPEVIAKAMARIPTSATGRWTSSSTRSSASTARSSAPA; this is encoded by the coding sequence GCGCATGGGCCCGGGCGGGTCGTCGGGCGATCTGCCCCAGGCTGGCTCGTCGTCGTCCCTCCCGGCGGCAGGCGCCCCGGCCGAGGGCGCCGAGGCGTCGCTGGTCGGCGAGGTCCTCGACGGTCGCTACAAGATCATCAAGAAGCTCGGCGAGGGCGGGATGGGCGAGGTCTACGCGGCCGAGCACATCCACATCGAGAAGAAGGTCGCGATCAAGCTGCTGCGGCCCGAGATCGTCTCGAACGCGGAGGCGGTGACCCGGTTCCGCCAGGAGGCGCGGTCGGCGTCGTCGATCGGCCACCGCAACATCATCGGCATCGACGACTTCGGCCAGCTCAAGGACGGCCGCATCTACCTGTGCATGGAGCTGCTCGACGGCGCTCCGCTCAACGACATGATCAAGGAGCCGATGCCGACCGATCGGCTCCTGAACATCCTGATCCAGACCGGCCACGGCCTCGCCGCCGCCCACGCCAAGAACATCATCCATCGGGACATGAAGCCCGAGAACATCTTCGTCACGTTCGGCCCCAACGGCGAGGACGTGCCCAAGCTGCTCGACTTCGGCATCGCCAAGGTCGCCGGCCAGGACGGCCAGAACAACCTGACCCGCACCGGCACGATCTTCGGCACGCCGTTCTACATGGCGCCCGAGCAGGCGATGGGCCAGGGCGTCGACGCGCGCGTCGACATCTACGCGATGGGCGTCATCTGCTACGAGGTGTTCTCCGGCTCGCTGCCGTTCCAGGGCGAGTCGTTCATGGGCATCCTGACCCAGCACATCACGACCGAGCCGGAGCCGGTGGCGCAGCGCGCCGCCAAGACCGGCCGCACCCTGCCCGCGGGCCTGCCCGAGGTCATCGCCAAGGCGATGGCCAGGATCCCGACAAGCGCTACCGGTCGATGGACGAGTTCGTCAACGCGCTCGTCGGCGTCTACCGCACGCTCGTCGGCCCCGGCATGA
- a CDS encoding carbohydrate-binding family 9-like protein — MVLALAALVGCVDKSPPAPAVDPALVAENLLPAPPADIATRVDATFGDGIVYLGNTVELAHQGPVVPGDKLTIVHYWQVNKAPPKGYRVFSHLQGEQGDYANVDLTDMRKGHPPDTWRAGEVIRDKQTFVLRKDWRSPKGTLVVGLYKKGSPKVTDRLAVTGAPSKDGAVPVATFAIDLSKVPPPPGTVVIKKAGAPLTIDGKADDAAWQTAASTSGFATAEGGPEPKGPTAAKLTWDDEHLYVFVSATDNDVASTYTKTDEPIWKADVVEVFIDADNSGKGYVELQVSPTNVQFDTWYAIGRPNDDKAFAAGMKSAVTVRGTVNAGNLDDEGWDVEIAIPLAAVKGLDPAMNVRLPPQPGDTWHLNVVRVDYPKGGQPAAAAWNRIRYADFHSLDRMLTIQFADIAGGVTPPPAAPAPTAPAPTAPAPTGEAPPPTGPTAPAPGAAPVLTPTSPLPTGATPPSAARVPATAPGTAVPAPKPAPPTPPASTP, encoded by the coding sequence GTGGTCCTCGCCCTGGCCGCGCTCGTCGGCTGCGTCGACAAGTCGCCGCCCGCGCCCGCGGTGGATCCGGCCCTGGTCGCCGAGAACCTCTTGCCGGCGCCGCCGGCCGACATCGCCACGCGCGTCGACGCCACGTTCGGCGACGGCATCGTCTACCTCGGCAACACCGTCGAGCTGGCCCACCAGGGGCCGGTGGTGCCGGGCGACAAGCTGACGATCGTCCACTACTGGCAGGTCAACAAGGCGCCGCCCAAGGGCTACCGCGTGTTCTCGCACCTCCAGGGCGAGCAGGGCGACTACGCCAACGTCGACCTCACCGACATGCGCAAGGGCCACCCGCCCGACACCTGGCGCGCGGGCGAGGTGATCCGCGACAAGCAGACCTTCGTCCTGCGCAAGGACTGGCGCTCGCCCAAGGGCACGCTCGTGGTCGGCCTGTACAAGAAGGGCAGCCCCAAGGTCACCGATCGCCTCGCGGTCACCGGCGCCCCGAGCAAGGACGGCGCGGTGCCGGTGGCGACCTTCGCGATCGATCTGAGCAAGGTGCCGCCGCCGCCGGGCACCGTCGTGATCAAGAAGGCCGGCGCGCCGCTGACCATCGACGGCAAGGCCGACGACGCCGCCTGGCAGACCGCGGCCTCGACCTCGGGCTTCGCCACGGCCGAGGGCGGCCCCGAGCCCAAGGGGCCGACCGCCGCCAAGCTGACCTGGGACGACGAGCACCTGTACGTGTTCGTGTCGGCGACCGACAACGACGTCGCGTCGACCTACACCAAGACCGACGAGCCGATCTGGAAGGCCGACGTCGTCGAGGTGTTCATCGACGCCGACAACAGCGGCAAGGGCTACGTCGAGCTGCAGGTCAGCCCGACCAACGTGCAGTTCGACACCTGGTACGCGATCGGTCGCCCCAACGACGACAAGGCCTTCGCGGCCGGGATGAAGTCGGCGGTCACCGTGCGCGGCACCGTCAACGCCGGCAACCTCGACGACGAGGGCTGGGACGTGGAGATCGCGATCCCGCTCGCGGCGGTCAAGGGCCTCGATCCCGCGATGAACGTGCGGCTGCCGCCGCAGCCGGGCGACACCTGGCACCTCAACGTGGTCCGGGTCGACTACCCCAAGGGCGGCCAGCCGGCCGCGGCCGCGTGGAACCGCATCCGCTACGCCGACTTCCACTCGCTCGATCGCATGCTGACGATCCAGTTCGCCGACATCGCCGGCGGCGTGACGCCGCCGCCGGCCGCGCCCGCGCCGACGGCGCCCGCGCCGACCGCGCCCGCGCCGACCGGCGAGGCCCCGCCCCCGACGGGCCCGACCGCGCCCGCGCCCGGCGCCGCGCCCGTGCTCACGCCGACCTCGCCGCTGCCGACCGGCGCCACGCCGCCGTCCGCCGCGCGCGTGCCGGCCACGGCGCCGGGGACCGCGGTGCCGGCGCCGAAGCCCGCGCCGCCGACGCCGCCCGCGTCCACTCCGTGA
- a CDS encoding efflux RND transporter periplasmic adaptor subunit, with the protein MILLLGCGRSGSDAAHDDHGHGATETPELPGQSVTIWAERTELFMEYRPLLVGSEARFAAHVTEMPTFRAVTDGRVTLTLTYADGTNVSGAVDAPSNPGIFRPALTPTKVGPCELRLSVASPQVEETFAAGACEVFADETAARAKLGDDTEPPGRITFLKEQQWKTDFGTVAAAPRDLQDGVRASGEIRPVAGREAEVGAPVAGRVTLSEPAPILGMPVKAGQVLASISPRAAAGGDRATMAADVEANRAEVEAARAELARAERLVADQAAPGRVRDEARTRVTIAEARAAGARGRLAQFDASAAGGGGARRFQLRAPIDGTLVAISAASGENVDEGRALFSVIDLDRVWLVAKVFEPDLPRVEGARAAWFTVEGYAQPFTVDETNARLVTIGRVIDPRSRTAPVIFELDNRAGKLRIGNFARLVIATGAPRTALAIPASALVDDAGRSIAYVMIEGEAFERRPLRVGLRSNEWVEVLEGVAAGEHVVTRGAYEIKLQAAAGSVPAHGHVH; encoded by the coding sequence ATGATCCTCCTCCTCGGCTGTGGCCGGAGCGGCTCCGACGCCGCCCATGACGACCACGGCCACGGCGCCACCGAGACGCCCGAGCTGCCCGGCCAGTCCGTGACGATCTGGGCCGAGCGCACCGAGCTGTTCATGGAGTACCGCCCGCTGCTGGTCGGCAGCGAGGCGCGCTTCGCGGCCCACGTCACCGAGATGCCGACGTTCCGCGCGGTCACCGATGGACGCGTGACCCTGACGTTGACCTACGCCGACGGCACCAACGTCAGCGGCGCCGTCGACGCCCCCTCCAACCCAGGGATCTTTCGCCCCGCCCTGACCCCGACCAAGGTCGGACCGTGCGAGCTGCGGCTCTCGGTCGCGAGCCCCCAGGTCGAGGAGACGTTCGCTGCCGGCGCGTGCGAGGTGTTCGCCGACGAGACCGCCGCGCGCGCCAAGCTCGGCGACGACACCGAGCCGCCGGGCCGGATCACCTTCCTGAAGGAGCAGCAGTGGAAGACCGACTTCGGCACCGTGGCCGCGGCGCCGCGCGATCTGCAGGACGGCGTGCGCGCCAGCGGCGAGATCCGCCCGGTCGCGGGCCGCGAGGCCGAGGTCGGCGCGCCGGTGGCCGGCCGGGTGACGCTGAGCGAGCCGGCGCCGATCCTCGGCATGCCGGTGAAGGCCGGGCAGGTGCTGGCCTCGATCTCGCCGCGGGCGGCCGCCGGGGGTGACCGCGCCACGATGGCCGCGGACGTCGAGGCCAATCGGGCCGAGGTCGAGGCGGCCCGGGCCGAGCTCGCCCGCGCCGAGCGCCTGGTCGCGGATCAGGCCGCGCCAGGTCGGGTCCGCGACGAGGCCCGGACCCGGGTCACGATCGCCGAAGCCCGGGCCGCCGGCGCCCGGGGACGGCTCGCCCAGTTCGACGCCAGCGCGGCCGGTGGCGGTGGCGCTCGGCGGTTCCAGCTGCGCGCGCCCATCGACGGCACGCTGGTCGCGATCTCGGCCGCGTCCGGCGAGAACGTCGACGAGGGCCGGGCGCTGTTTTCGGTGATCGACCTCGACCGGGTGTGGCTGGTGGCCAAGGTGTTCGAGCCCGACCTCCCCCGGGTCGAGGGCGCGCGCGCGGCGTGGTTCACCGTGGAGGGCTACGCGCAGCCGTTCACGGTCGACGAGACCAACGCGCGCCTGGTCACGATCGGCCGGGTGATCGACCCGCGCAGCCGCACGGCGCCGGTGATCTTCGAGCTCGACAACCGCGCCGGCAAGCTCCGGATCGGCAACTTCGCCCGCCTGGTGATCGCCACCGGCGCGCCGCGCACGGCGCTGGCGATCCCGGCGTCGGCGCTGGTCGACGACGCCGGCCGGTCGATCGCGTACGTGATGATCGAGGGCGAGGCGTTCGAGCGCCGGCCGCTGCGGGTCGGGCTCCGCAGCAACGAGTGGGTCGAGGTGCTCGAGGGCGTCGCGGCCGGCGAGCACGTGGTCACCCGCGGGGCCTACGAGATCAAGCTGCAGGCCGCGGCCGGGTCGGTCCCGGCCCACGGCCACGTCCATTGA